One Salvia miltiorrhiza cultivar Shanhuang (shh) chromosome 6, IMPLAD_Smil_shh, whole genome shotgun sequence genomic window, ttgggccgtcccaaccaagatgctacattctttatttggcaaaaactaacactaattaaatatttttttattacattctttctcctactttatcacttttttattttctctttcttactttatcactaattaaatatttttttattacattctctctcctactttatcactttattacttcttctctcctactttatcacaccTTAATATATAACTCCTTAAATCTTGTGTCCAAAAGCAATGTTGCGTcttaagtgggacggaggaagtagtaTGTTTTTTTCAGTATAAATCAAAATTTGCAACTTGACCATTTGCGGTTGCCAGTCTGCTACGTCCACGTGTCCTAGTGTCCAGTATGTCGATTAATTTAGATCGCCTCGTAAATGTTAAATTACATGCGACTCAAAAGAAATTaagattatactccctccgtcccattaaagttggcaacatttctattttgggtgtcccactaaagttgaccactttctaaaaatggcaaaagtttactttaattaagtcaacaattactcactaatttggtcaacaattgtaggccactttctaaaaataccaaaattactttaattaagtcaacaattactcactaatttggtcaacaattgtaggccacactctattaaaacatataacactcaatttcttaatctccgtgccgaaacgaatgttgccaactttagcgggacggagggagtaataatttatCGATTTATATAACTTTATTATGGTTATAAAAATTCGGCAATCAATTACCATAAAATTCTTACGCACCTaacttatataaaaatattgagAAATGCTAAAAAACGGATCGTTGACTCTAAATAAGAATCTATAGTAGAAGATAACATTTCCGATTATTTTCAAACATATTACATTAGAAGATAAACCTAAACAAACAATCCTACATGATGATTAATTGATTACCATGACATACACAATAGTTTTAAAAAGGTTTCAATGAGGAAAAAAGAATGATGTTAATTttgtagaaaaataaatgatgACGACAATATTTTGATTATCCCAACTCTTCCTTTTTggtaattacatttttttttacacattAATAATGCCAAACATGCCATCACATAcgaattcttcttcttctttttttctcaaaaagGATTAATAATGGTTCTCTATTTTCTCCGTTGGTGACTCAAACCCCCTGATTAAAATATCTTCACAGAAAATTCAATGTGAAAAACACtgtagaagaaaaaaaaatgttcatcTATTACAACAAAGATGACAGAAACAACAACTAAAAACAAGAAGAGAAAGCCAGGAGGGAACCAGAAGCAAAGCGCGAAACCACATTAACGAAACTCGCAATATTCCAAGATCCAGACCTCAGCTCAACGAGAGTTTGAGTAAAAACCTTGAAACCCATCCCAACTCAATCACCCAAATTATCAAAAGCCTTAGAATATGTACCTTGGCATGTTTAATAGAGAACAAAGTATACTACATAAGTGATCTACGAACAATATGTTTAAATGGTAACACCTTATTTTAACCAAAAACATATGGTAGTAGGAAATAATTataacaattaataaaaatatagaaatagtagtaattttttattttactccctccgtccaccaattaaaggcctaggggaaaaaacacgggttttaagaaaaagtgtatttttattagttgagtggagaaagggtcccactttttaagaaaaaaatgtatttttattagttgagtggagaaagggtcccatttttttgtaaagaatctttgacttttttgattaaataatgaataaaaacttactaaaaataggtaggccttgtttttgtggacgtcccaaaaagacaagtaggccttgaattggtggacggatggagtaatatttttatacaaaaaattcCGTATAAGTTTTAACTACACGAAAAATTCGTGTAAGCTTGTACGTttatcataattaaaaataagtattactttgatatttttatttattaaaatagaatttaacttttctatatataaaaagatagaattgaatattttttcaatttttaaccgtatattattattatttgtattttctGGGTGCTTCAATTTTAGAAAATGGTTGACTAATTGCAGAGTGGCTAGCGTTAGTTGTGTGGACTTCACCGCACCCGACAACTCCCCGACCGCGGAGAATGGCGACTATTTATATCCCATATTCTACAGTTCCCCGCAACCGCCCAACCCAGATCCAATCAGCGCACCCCCGGCGCAAGTTAGGCACGCCCTATCAAAAATATCCATTTAAAATCGGACTAATCACTCCCCGCCACCAAGCTCATATTCCAAAGTCCACTTGGGCAAAACCGTCTTTTCACATTGAACGCACCACTATAAAAACGCGCGGTCCCTCTTCAATCAACTTTAGCTGCAAAAACCATTTTACGAAAGCGGCAACTGAAAACACCTTAAAATTACCAGAAAGCTCTCCTTCGCCGCCGCCCCCCAATTCCGTCGCCGGAGGTTTGAACAAAACCTCCTAGAATCAGTTCCTTCGTAGCCTGGAACTGGTTTTTCCGGCGGAAAAATCATCGTTTCGTTGCCGGAAAGTTAATCACCCGGAGCTGGGAAAAGTTGTGCGGCGCATGATGGGATTTTGCATCTGTCCGTTGGAAACTCCGGCGAGGCTGCTGTGGTGCTCGAGCTTCTTCCGCCACAAGCTAATGCTGTTCTAATAAACTCTAGTGTTTTTTTAAGAGAAGAAATCATCCGCCGTTAGCATTGTACTGTTAGAGGTGTTTAAAATATCTAGTGTGTTTTTTTTCTGAGACAATTATACATACACGTTGCGTGCGTGTTTGATATTGGATCTGCAAATCAAATCTGCGGAAGGAAATGGAATCCGGACGTATTTTCTTCGAGCCGTCTTGCCAGAACAATATGCTGTTCCTCGGTAACGCCGATTCCGGATTTCGAGGTATTCAATCATCATCCTAcactttttttataaaaaaaatctggtGAATCACAGAACTAGACGCTGTAATTAACCTAATAATTATTCAGTTTGACTGcaatttttcttttgaatcGATTTTAGAGATTCTTATTGTATGAATCTGGAATGTAGTCGGAGGAAGAACGGTGATAAACATGGAGGAATCGTCGAAGAGGCGGCCGTTTTTCAGCTCGGCGGAGGAGCTGTACGACGAGGACTATTTCGACGAGCAGTTGCCGGAAAAGAAACGCCGTCTCACTCCGGAGCAGGTATACAATACATTTTGTATACCTTACGCTTCCAAAATAATAGGAATCACGATGCTTTCCTCTAAAAAAAGTTCCATTAAGATAGAAACTTGACTAAACAGCATATTCTATTCATCTTAAAGCAGAATCAAATTCCTTCATTTTCTCACCACAAATTTATCGCCTAGCTAGTCCGATCCGTGAAGCATATGTGTGTCTAGTTTGATTCGATCGGAGCGTGATTTGGTTTTCCGAGGGAAAAATCATGTGAcctaaaatttttatttagatgtttgATTAGTTGTGatgatggagtatatatatacatataggtgCACATGCTGGAGAAGAGCTTTGAGGCGGAGAACAAGCTGGAGCCGGAGCGCAAGACGCAGCTGGCTAAGAAGCTGAACCTGCAGCCGCGGCAGGTGGCGGTGTGGTTTCAGAACCGCCGCGCACGGTGGAAGACCAAGCAGCTTGAGAGGGATTATGATCAGCTCAAATCCTCATACGACTCCCTCCTCTGCAACTATGACTCCATCCTCAAGGAGAATGACAAGCTCAAATCTGAGGTATAATtaaacatgatttttatttttatttttttcggatttaATTTTCTTCTAATCTTCTGAGCTTAGGATAAGTTCTTGTTaccattaattaaatattatggCGTGCACTAGTGATAGTGAAACATTTTAAAAGAAGCCTTAAAAATGAAGTGTGATGTCTTTCATGCATAGTTATCATTCACATGCAAATAAGGTTTATATATTCACAATTAATTATGTGAATATTTTAAAGCAAATATTAGTAATTAAAGGCTAGATCCCACGTCCTTATTGTTCGTGATTAATCTAGAGCGACTTAAGTCGGccatagtatttaatttttaaagctAATTAATACTATTGTACATTTATTATCAAGAGGCTTAGATCGTAGCGATTTTGTTTTCTTCGTTAGTTGGTGTAAGGATTTGTAATAAAATTCATTGAAAAATGCATTTGCTTCAATAAAATTCCAAAGAAAGTTGGATTGGATGCGACTTCATCAGAAGATGATAGGGACATGAGGGGCCAATTCATATGCACAAGATTCCTTCTTAGCTACTAAAATATATAATGTGTAAGATAAgcaaattatttttcttttaatttttattcttgcATAAGTCATAAGTGAAATAGAATCTTGAATTCCGAAAATATTTTAAGGACGTTTACTTTAAATGATATGGGATAAATAATATAAGatgattaaataaattcaatattAATCTATTCATAAAAGTAAGTGGtagattaatttaaattatttttatcaattaattctATCACTCAAAAGTAAACGACGCATCTATCAATACAGCTTCTCTCCTTGACTGAGAAGTTGCAACCGGAGGAAACCGCAGGAGAGCTGAGTCAGAAGCCGGACCCGGTTGCGGCGGCGGATGCAGTCCAGCCGTGCCTTGAGCTCACGGTGAAGGTGGAGGACCGCCTCAGCACCGGCAGCGACGGCAGCGCGGTGGTGGACGACGACGGCCGTCAGCTTCTCGACAGTGGCGATTCATACTTCCCCGACAATGACTACCCCGACTGCATGGCGGCTGTTGACGGTATCAACTCCGAGGAGGACGACGGCAGTGACGACGGCCGGAGCTACTTCACCGATGTGTTCGCGGTGGCGGAGCAGCAGGAGCCGATAGGATGGTGTATCTGGTCTTAAATATAGACCTGTTTATTAtctaattgtgttatttaagttCCTAGCTTGTTCTAAAAATAATTTGTAATTTGAGTGTTGCtgtattttctttgtaatattgggagttattatatatatatatatatatataatgtaagtATGAAACGTGCCTACTTTAATCTAATGTGTTGAATACTTGTAAGTTTTCGGAGTCGCGAAGAGTTAAGTGAAGAAAATATGaaagtataatatattaaagggattatagccaaaaaatacacgaactttgataaaagttgcaatttttcacctgaactttcaaattagccaaaatatacctgaacttatattttttgttgtaaatttcacctgaacttgcaatgattgaactccgtcgaggtgaaatttacaacaaaaaatataagttcaagTATATTTTGaccaatttgaaagttcaggtgaaaattgcaacttttgtcaaagttcgtgtattttttggctataaccCCTATATTAAAATACCCACTtccataatatgtctatgaaaaatacccacccctAGTAAGGGGGTGGGAATCTAACGACTGAAATTTGTCGATTGCAACGGAAAacagtttctttttttttcctgtcGTTTCTTCAACTTTCAGATTTAGGATAATATCGATTCTTTTAGCATTCATTAACTCATATCTCATTTGACAAATCTACTCAATTTTAATCATAACTTGTATGTTGCAGTATGTTTAAATGATACTACAAAAAAACGTGAAATTAGCGGCgcaaattaccggcggcgattttgccgtcaataattaccggcggcacggcggcggcatttCTGGCGACCCGCAAATTCGAAATCACCGTCCAATTACCGACGacaaaatcgccgccggtaatttattaatttgcattaaatattttttttacacaattaccgacggcgataatgccgccgctaattagcggcggcaattgCCGGCGGTAATTGTTAAAATATAGGTCAGCGTATTCctttcttttttcagttttgcgccGCACGAACAGAACCCCCCCTtcccctgctgctgctgctgcttccggtccgaccgccgccgccgccgcccaggtaactctctctctctctctctagatctatatatatatatctcattaattttaattatatatatataattatttaattttcacttatattctttattgtagttcgacgacctcgtttcaccgccttcttcacgacacctgtcggaaaccaccaccgtacgcttctcttatttatttatttaattatttaattatgaatttatttatgtatttaattatatattaattaaatagatttatttgttatatatagttaattaatttataattgactttgtttataactaaattatatgaagcatgattaattttaaattatattaatcaattaatatatgttgttagtttaattttaaattatgaagcatgattaattttaaattatattaattttaatcaattagtttaagttgtttgttagaataatttatatatgttggataattttgttaaattaaatgttatgtgctatgtgtttatgaaatgttatgttattatatatattgtgggatagatttaatcaatttcttaaggatcttctccctttgggatagaaattgattatttcttaaggatcttctcccaacaaatgattgtttttaatttaattaccctgatttttattgcttttatttgtattgtattattgcttcgacattggggggccgggtagacctagtataggcttagtaaattaggaccactatggtcactatagttgctggtagagtcgagcacttggtagttaggatagtggggttatgctgtcgaaattttgttatatttcaagtaatttattatattttctttgtttttttcaattagaatttgcaagaatgagtgataatcgtatgtggatgtacgcgagatacaatgatcgtactacatttgaaacggggcttgagttttttCTTGAGTGGGCGagaaatcaaacggcgtacacagatggacaaggtaacattaggtgcccgtgtaagaagtgcaagaatcaagcgtatttagatgtacctacggtcagaaaacatgttagtaggTGTGGATTTGTCttgaattacaaagtttgggtttctcacggggaagcaccgctgtatatgccgagagaacatgatataatgaatgaggatgatggattatacaataactacgaaaggatggtgcatgaccatgctggacctagtaattatctagatcctccaaatctggagcagccgcccaataatgacgctcaacagatttataacttgttggatgcagcggatactccattgtacgcaggatgtgacacgtacacacaattaagctggatgactcaattcatgagcataaagactgaaagccacatgtcagagaggacttacaatcagatgtcttcgatgatgaaagctgctttaccagagggtaacaactgtccagaagacttctatagtacgaaaagaaatctacgtggtttgggtttgccagtagagaagatcgattgctgtgttaataactgcatgttgtattgggggaaaactagtgagctacatagttgtatgttctgtgaccaatcacgatataaggacagcttgcgtgcatctgggagtcgccgaaagaaacaagtgcccgccaaacagatgcactattttcccttgacgccccgattgcagagattgtttgcatctcctgcaactgctgaacatatgcggtggcatgcgacctccacagacgatgggataatgcgccacccggccgactctccggcatggaaacatttgaattcagtctttcctggattcgccgaggagatcagaaatgtgagattgggcctctctacagatggttttgccccatttgcacaatcaggacgtcaatattcttcttggccagttattgtcacgccgtataacttgcctccgtggttgtgcatgaaagaacaattcatgttcctcacagtcctcgtgcctggcccatcaaacccaaagataAAGTTGGACGTTTTCTTACAGCCACTAATACAAgagttaaaatctctgtgggaggttggtgtgaacacttacgacatatcgttgaagcaaaatttccagatgcaagcagctctgatatggactatcagtgattttccagcgtacgctatgttgtctaggtggggtacagctgggaaattggcatgtccacattgcatggagaatacagaagcattcactttgccgatgagtggaaaacaatcgtggtttgataatcatcggaagttcttacctcctaaccatgtgtttaggagaaacaaaacttcattcttgaggaatgagacatgcaatgttggtccaccagaacaaagatcagaaatacaaatcttgaatcaaatcgaggggttaggcttcgtgaaggttaccgaagacttcgatggcaggaacgctcaactcgccaaatatcaacatgtagggtggaaaaaggaaagcatattttgggatctaccctattggagacatcttttgattcgacataatctggatgtcatgcacattgagaaaaatgtgtttgataacgtgtttaatactgtcctgaatgtgaaggggaagacaaaagatacagaaaaatccagagaagaattgaacaccttctgcaagcggaaagagttgaagaaagtggatggaacCCGACAGTatccgaaagcatgttatacgcttgacagggaagagaagaagatcttacttcaatggatcaaaagtcttaagtttcccgatgggtacgtgtcaaatattagtagatgcgttgacatgaacgccctgaagatgcacaacatgaaaagtcacgactgtcacgtgttcatgcaaatccttctgcctgttgcctttaaagaacttcttcctaagaatgtttgggaggcaattacagagttaagtttcttctttagagaattaacatcccgcaacgtGGCCATCTATGACATGAGAATACTTAGTGAGAAGATAGTtgttactctttgcaaacttgagcgtatcttccctcctagtttatttgattcaatggagcacctaccagttcatttggcagatgaggcacgattggctggtccagtgcaatatcggtggatgtatccttttgaacgatattgaggacattaaaaaatcatataaaaaataaagtcaaGGTTGAGGGGTCCATCGCCAATGCATACTTACttgcagaaatgtcaaccttctcttcgttttactttgaagatcaaatatctacaaagcggacaactttgcctcgcaatattgagatgcccgttgctgaaaatgatgatcctctttgtctcgccatattcaaacctattgggcgttcacttggccgagggacgaagagatacatggatgagcgcgaatgcattgctgca contains:
- the LOC130989429 gene encoding homeobox-leucine zipper protein HAT5; translation: MESGRIFFEPSCQNNMLFLGNADSGFRVGGRTVINMEESSKRRPFFSSAEELYDEDYFDEQLPEKKRRLTPEQVHMLEKSFEAENKLEPERKTQLAKKLNLQPRQVAVWFQNRRARWKTKQLERDYDQLKSSYDSLLCNYDSILKENDKLKSELLSLTEKLQPEETAGELSQKPDPVAAADAVQPCLELTVKVEDRLSTGSDGSAVVDDDGRQLLDSGDSYFPDNDYPDCMAAVDGINSEEDDGSDDGRSYFTDVFAVAEQQEPIGWCIWS